A region of the Roseobacter denitrificans OCh 114 genome:
AGCGATTTTGAGCAGATCGTCGACATGCTGGGCATCGCCCCTCTGCTGGAACGGCGGCCCACCCGGCTTTCCGGGGGTGAGAAACAACGTGTCGCAATCGGCCGCGCGCTGCTGTCCAGCCCGCAGATGATCCTCGCAGATGAACCTTTGGCCGCATTGGATCACGCCAGAAAGGAGGAAATCATCCCCTATTTCGAGCGTCTGCGCGATGCATTGGGCATCCCGATCCTTTACGTCAGTCATTCCGGCACCGAAATCGCGCGGCTCGCCACAACGATCGTCGTGCTGCAGGACGGGCGCGTGGTGCGTCAGGGCCCTGCCGGCGCGGTGCTCAGCGACCCGGACGTCACCCCGCTCGGCGCGACGGCGGCGGGTGTCATGGTGCAGGGGCGCGTCGCGGCACAGCATCCCGATGGGTTGACAGAAGTGCAATCCGGCGGCCTTTCCTGGCTTTTGCCCGCCGCCGCCTATCCCGTCGGCAGCACCCTGCGCCTCAGGGTCGAAGCGCAGGACGTGATGCTGGCCACCGAAAAACCCCGGTCCATATCCGCCCTCAACGTTCTGCCAGCGACCGTCGCCACCCTGCGGCTTGGCGATGGTCCGGGCGCGCTCGTGCAGATCAAGGCGGGCGAGAACCTGCTTCTGGCACGGATCACGCGCCGCTCGGTTGAGGCGCTGAACCTGAAGGTGGGCACGCCCGTCTATGCAGTTCTGAAGGCCGTCTCGATCCCGCGCGGTGCCATTGGGGATCAACATCCGCGCCAGTAAGGCCCCCCTAAAGGTAATCCGACACCAGCAGGTGCAGCGGTTCTTCGTCCTCCACCACATCGGAAAAGCGGCCAATCGGCATCTCGAAAACATTATCGGTGCGGTCATCATTCACGGTTGAAACCTCCCCGATCAGACAATCACCTTTTTCCGCCCAGAAGGCGTGCCATATCCCGGGCATCAGCGTCACGCTCTCTCCCGGTTTGAGGCGCAAATGCGCGCCGGGCAAAAAGCGGCGCGCCAGCCCATCACAGGGCACCTCAAAGGGGGTATCACGGTCAATGCCGCCCTCTGGGTCGGATTGGAAAAGTTCGATCACCAGATCACCGCCGCCCCGGTTGATGATATCCTCGGCCTTGATGTTATGGCGGTGCATCGGTGACAGCTGCCTGTCGCGCGAAATCATGATCTTTTCGGCGTAAAGCATGCCACTGCCCTGCGCCAGATCCGCTGCCGTCCCGTTGCGGGTGGTAAACAGAAACAACCCCAATTCATCAAACCGGCCCTGCCCGTAATCCGTGATGTCCCAACCAAGGCCACGCGCGCGCAGGGTTTGGGCTGCGTCACTGCGCATCTGATCCGGTGTCCAATAGGCAAAGGGGGGCAGGATATAGCCAAAGCTGCGGATGAAAGCATCACTGCGTTTCACGATTTCATTGACATCAGAGCGTTTCATCACCGGGATCTCCGTTCAGGCGTGCATAGGCCGCGTCATACACCCGGCATCGGACGGGTTTCCAGCAAAAGCTGCCTTCAGTCCCTATCAATCAGCGCGAGCAGCTTGCGCCGCTGAATTTTGCCGGACGGGCCTTTGGGCAGATCCTCCAGAAAATGGACGTGATCCGGGGATTTGAACACGCCAAGGCGTTCCTTGCAAAGCTGGATCAAATCCAGTGGCGAAAGTGCCGATCCGGCGCGTAGCTTGACGGCAGCCTCCACCGTTTCGCCGTACCGCTGGCAGGGGCGGCCAAAGGCGGCAGCCTCGATCACATCGCCATGGGCATAAAGCGCTTCGTCGATTTCGCGCGGGGCAATGTTTTCGCCCCCCTTGATGATCAGTTCCTTGAGGCGGCCCGTCACGAAAAAATATCCATCCGCATCCATGCGGCCCAGATCGCCCGTGCGCAGCCAATCGCCCGCAAATGTGTCACGGGTCGCCTGCGGGTTTTTCAGGTATTCCCGCATGACATTCGGGCCCCGCACGACGATCTCGCCTTCGATGCCGGGGTCGCAGGGGACCTGCGCCGCGTCCAGAACAGCCACCTCATTGCCATAGGCCCGTCCGGGTGATCCGATTTTGCGCAGGCCCGGCGGCAAGGGGTTTGACAGGATTTGCGCCGCGGTTTCGGTCAATCCCATCGTCTCGATGATCGGGACGTCAAAACGCCGCTCGAACGCCCGCTGCACATCCGGCGCCAGCGCGGAGGAGGCAGAGCGCCCGAACCTGAGGCGCGTTTTCGTCTCCGTATCCGGCCCTTCGGCGCTGTGCAACAGATGGCTGATGATCGTGGGCACGACGGAAAACCACGTCGCCTTTGACGCAGCCGCATCCGCCCAGAAGCTGCGCGCCGAAAACCGCGGGCAGACCGCGAGGGATCCCCCCGACACCAGACTGCCCATCACGCTGACGCATAATCCGTTGATGTGATAGATCGGCAGAACACACAGCCCCCGGTCATCAGCGGTCAGTTCATGGGCCACCGTGGCCGTCCAGCCGCCCGCCAAGAGGCTCGCGTGGGTGTGCACGACACCCTTGGGCCGCCCCGTCGTCCCGGAAGTATACATCAACAGCGCATGGTCACTGGACGCAAGCGGATGAAGTTGCGTGCCGGGCGGTTCCTCATGCAAATCCACCTGCGCGATCCCCCCCGTCCGGGCGCGCTCAAAAAGTGCTTGGGCCTCTTGATGCACCAGAGCGAAGCGCGCCTCGGAATGCTCAAGCGCATAGGCAATGGCCTCGCGGCCTGCGACCAGATTGATCATGGTCGCGCGGAACCCGCCGTATAAAGCCCCATAAAGCGCGATCAGCCCGTCGCGCCCGTTGGGTTGCAGGATCGCGATGCTCTCTCCCTTGCGCGCGCCCTTGCGCGTCAAGGTCCATGCAACGCGCAGTGCTTCGGCCCGCAGCGCGCGCCAGGACAGAACCGTGCCCTCCTGCGGGAACAGATATGCTGTTGCAGTACCTGCGGCACGCTGATCAAGCCAGTCGCGCACCGTGCCGGTCGGTGGCGCTGCGATATCCCCCGTCATGCGCCAGCAGCTTTCCAGTAATCGCCGAAAATCTCTTCCACGCTGGGTTCACGCGCGGGGATTTCGCGGATCACCTTTGCCCTCTGCATGAAGTGTTTCCAGTGCAGGTTGTCATCAATGGAATTGCCGCCCCACGACCCACAGCCCATCGAAAGGGAAAACGGCATCCCGTTGTTGAAGGCCCCTCCGGTCGCGAAACAATGCGCCTGATTGACGATGACCCGACAGGTCGGCAGGCAAGTCGCCAGTTCAACCGCACGCGCATCCTGCGTGGAATGCAGCCCAACCGAATGCCCTGCCCCCTGATGCGCCAGAATGCGCGCCGTGATCTCACCGGCAGAGGCGAAATCATCCGCCCGGTAAACTGCGGCAACGCGCGACAGCTTTTCGCCGGACAGCGGATGCTGGGGGCCGATGCCTGTGGTTTCGACCAGAATGAATTGCGTCTCGGCTGGCACGTCCCCTTCAAGGCCAAGGGCGGCGATGGTCTCTGCGGCATCCTGCGCAATCACAGCGCGGTTGAGATGCCCCTCCGGCCAAAGCGCCTGCACGATGCGGTTCTCATCGCGGATGAGCGCGCCGCCGATCTGTGCGAGTTCATCCATGAAGGCGTCATAAATCGCATCAACGACCACCAATGCGTTTTCAGAACTGCAGGAGGTGGCGTTGTCAAAGGTCTTGGATGCCGCGATCTTGCGTGCCGCCGCTGCCAAATCCGCGGTTTCATCCACGATCACGGGCACATTTCCCGCCCCCACGGCCAGGGCGGGTGTGCCGCTGGTATACGCGCGCCGGACATTGTTTTGCGATCCCGTCACCACGATCATGTCGCTGATTTCCAGCAACCGTTGGGTTTTTTCCTTGGATCCCGGTGCCGGAACCATTTGCACCAGATCCGGGTTTTCACCGATTTTTGCGAATTCCGCATGGACATATTCCAGCAGTGTTTCGCAGGCGGGCACGCCTTTGGGCGATGGGGACAGGACAATCGCGTTGCCGCATTTCAGCGCATTGATGATGTTGTTGGCCGGTGTCGCCGCCGGGTTGGTGGATGGCACGACGGCCCCGATAACGCCAATCGGACGGGCGATTTCGGTGATTCCTGTTTCGGGGGTATGGGTGATGGCACCGAACGTCTTTACGCCCGCGATGTCGCGCATCAGGCCGAGCGTTTTGCGGTGGTTCTTGGTGATCTTGTCGGCCACATTCCCAAGGCCCGTGGTTTTGACGGAGAGTTCAGCAAGGTGGCGGTTGCGCGCAGGCTCCATAATGGCCCAGGCGGCGGCTTGCGCTGCAAGGTCATAACGCGCTTGCGAGCCCTGCGCCTCATATTCCTGTTGGGCTGCGCGCGCGCGCGCCACCGTTGTTTCGACCTCGCCCATGTCGTCCTGCGCATTCATCGTCGCCATCCTGCAAAAGTGGAGGGTCCGCGCCTCAGCCCTGGGGCGCGGACGTTGGTTATCAAAGCCCGGCGAGCAAATCCGTCAGGGTTTCCTGCCGCTGTGCCCACATCTCCAGCACTTCGTCACGTGTCATGATGTTCATGGGCGATCCACCCGCCTTCATCTTGCCCTGCACACGGCTGTTTTCGAACATGGCGGGAACGGTCGCCGCCAGCTTGTCGATGATCGGCTGGGGGGTCCCCTTCGGCACCATCACACCACGGAAGTTGACGGAGGCATTGTCCACATCAAGGCCCGCTTCCATCATCGTTGGTACATCGGGCAGAAACGCGTTGCGCTCCAGATCGGCGACCGCAAGGATTTTGACATTGCCCGCTTCACGTGCGCGGAAAGCATCGGACAGGTTGTTGATGCCCGCCATGACTTCGCCTGCGATCACGGCCTTCATCGCGGCAGCACCACCACCCTTTGTCGGGATATAGGCCAGTTTCATGTCACCCGCCTTTTCCATCTGCAACGCGGCGATGTGATGCCCGACAAAGAGCCCGGCCCCGGAGGTTGTCAGCTTGCCGGGATTGGCCCTGGCAAAATCAACAACGTCCTGCAAGGTATTGAATTCACTGTCAGCACCAACCACCAGCACCGCCGGGTCTGCGCCCCAATTTGCAATCGGTTCAAAGCTGTCCACGCTGTAGGAGACACCGCCCTTGATGGACTGCGCGATGAAATGCGGCACGTTATAGGCGCCCAAGGTGTAGCCATCCGCATCCGCCTGCGTTGCCAGCCAGTTCCAGCCCACGCGTCCCCCGGCACCCGGCTTGTTCAGGATCGCAATGGGCATCCCCAGCGCGTCCTCGTTCCCGGATGTCATGGTCACGATGCGGGCCTGAAAATCGGTCGCACCGCCAGCACCGTAGCTCACCATCATCATCACCGGACGGTCAGGGTAGTTTTCATGCCCATCCGCAAGCGCGGCCCCCGTCAGTCCCATCAGCGCGATTGCCGCACCTGCCAGTAGTTTTTTCATTTTCCAATCCTCCCTAAAGGTTGTGTGACCCGCTTGATCTGCCTTTCAGAAAAAGACCTCGCGCGGTGTGTAGACTTTCAAAAGAACGGCAAAGAGACCGTACATGACTGCAATGAAACAGCCGGTGGCGAAAACGCGCTTGACCCATGACTTGACCTGCGCATGCGGTGCCGGATCATAAAGGCTGAACAGCAGGAAAAAGGCGATGGCCGTGGCCGTGTAGAACCCCAGCGTTTTCGCCGCCCAGAAGATATAGACGATCGCGACGATGAGGCCCGGCAGCATGCGGATAAAGGCATCCCCCGAGACACCCGCCCCGACCTTGGTCCACCCAAGGCAGGCCTTGACGAATGTCCAAATGGCCAGCACGGCAAAGACGGTTGAAATCAGCCGTGGGAAAAGAAACGCCTCCGCCGGCTGCTGGGTGTAGCTGAGGTATGTGACCCACAGCCCCACACCCACAACGCAGCCTGAAGCGACAATATGCTGGACACGCGGCAGATTGATGTCGCTCATACCATGATCTCCTCTTTCGAGACGTATCGCCGATTGCGGATCTCCATCCATGCGGAATAAGCGATGGACGCGATCACGGTGGCGATCAGGAACAGGTTCAGCGGACCACCCAGGAAATAAGGCCCCAGCCCATCGGTAGCATTGGCAATCATCGACCCTTGGATAAAGTTGGATTC
Encoded here:
- the modC gene encoding molybdenum ABC transporter ATP-binding protein, which encodes MSLSVSLKHGFAGFDLDASFEAPNGITMLYGRSGSGKTTIVNALAGLLHPDQGHISIGSQTLFDSKTRQHLPASKRRIGYIFQEGRLFPHLSVRQNLKYGQWFAPRSAPRSDFEQIVDMLGIAPLLERRPTRLSGGEKQRVAIGRALLSSPQMILADEPLAALDHARKEEIIPYFERLRDALGIPILYVSHSGTEIARLATTIVVLQDGRVVRQGPAGAVLSDPDVTPLGATAAGVMVQGRVAAQHPDGLTEVQSGGLSWLLPAAAYPVGSTLRLRVEAQDVMLATEKPRSISALNVLPATVATLRLGDGPGALVQIKAGENLLLARITRRSVEALNLKVGTPVYAVLKAVSIPRGAIGDQHPRQ
- a CDS encoding D-lyxose/D-mannose family sugar isomerase — protein: MKRSDVNEIVKRSDAFIRSFGYILPPFAYWTPDQMRSDAAQTLRARGLGWDITDYGQGRFDELGLFLFTTRNGTAADLAQGSGMLYAEKIMISRDRQLSPMHRHNIKAEDIINRGGGDLVIELFQSDPEGGIDRDTPFEVPCDGLARRFLPGAHLRLKPGESVTLMPGIWHAFWAEKGDCLIGEVSTVNDDRTDNVFEMPIGRFSDVVEDEEPLHLLVSDYL
- a CDS encoding AMP-binding protein, with protein sequence MTGDIAAPPTGTVRDWLDQRAAGTATAYLFPQEGTVLSWRALRAEALRVAWTLTRKGARKGESIAILQPNGRDGLIALYGALYGGFRATMINLVAGREAIAYALEHSEARFALVHQEAQALFERARTGGIAQVDLHEEPPGTQLHPLASSDHALLMYTSGTTGRPKGVVHTHASLLAGGWTATVAHELTADDRGLCVLPIYHINGLCVSVMGSLVSGGSLAVCPRFSARSFWADAAASKATWFSVVPTIISHLLHSAEGPDTETKTRLRFGRSASSALAPDVQRAFERRFDVPIIETMGLTETAAQILSNPLPPGLRKIGSPGRAYGNEVAVLDAAQVPCDPGIEGEIVVRGPNVMREYLKNPQATRDTFAGDWLRTGDLGRMDADGYFFVTGRLKELIIKGGENIAPREIDEALYAHGDVIEAAAFGRPCQRYGETVEAAVKLRAGSALSPLDLIQLCKERLGVFKSPDHVHFLEDLPKGPSGKIQRRKLLALIDRD
- a CDS encoding acylating sulfoacetaldehyde dehydrogenase, coding for MNAQDDMGEVETTVARARAAQQEYEAQGSQARYDLAAQAAAWAIMEPARNRHLAELSVKTTGLGNVADKITKNHRKTLGLMRDIAGVKTFGAITHTPETGITEIARPIGVIGAVVPSTNPAATPANNIINALKCGNAIVLSPSPKGVPACETLLEYVHAEFAKIGENPDLVQMVPAPGSKEKTQRLLEISDMIVVTGSQNNVRRAYTSGTPALAVGAGNVPVIVDETADLAAAARKIAASKTFDNATSCSSENALVVVDAIYDAFMDELAQIGGALIRDENRIVQALWPEGHLNRAVIAQDAAETIAALGLEGDVPAETQFILVETTGIGPQHPLSGEKLSRVAAVYRADDFASAGEITARILAHQGAGHSVGLHSTQDARAVELATCLPTCRVIVNQAHCFATGGAFNNGMPFSLSMGCGSWGGNSIDDNLHWKHFMQRAKVIREIPAREPSVEEIFGDYWKAAGA
- a CDS encoding Bug family tripartite tricarboxylate transporter substrate binding protein; translation: MKKLLAGAAIALMGLTGAALADGHENYPDRPVMMMVSYGAGGATDFQARIVTMTSGNEDALGMPIAILNKPGAGGRVGWNWLATQADADGYTLGAYNVPHFIAQSIKGGVSYSVDSFEPIANWGADPAVLVVGADSEFNTLQDVVDFARANPGKLTTSGAGLFVGHHIAALQMEKAGDMKLAYIPTKGGGAAAMKAVIAGEVMAGINNLSDAFRAREAGNVKILAVADLERNAFLPDVPTMMEAGLDVDNASVNFRGVMVPKGTPQPIIDKLAATVPAMFENSRVQGKMKAGGSPMNIMTRDEVLEMWAQRQETLTDLLAGL
- a CDS encoding tripartite tricarboxylate transporter TctB family protein; protein product: MSDINLPRVQHIVASGCVVGVGLWVTYLSYTQQPAEAFLFPRLISTVFAVLAIWTFVKACLGWTKVGAGVSGDAFIRMLPGLIVAIVYIFWAAKTLGFYTATAIAFFLLFSLYDPAPHAQVKSWVKRVFATGCFIAVMYGLFAVLLKVYTPREVFF